The following proteins are encoded in a genomic region of Comamonas resistens:
- a CDS encoding tyrosine-type recombinase/integrase — MKLTDAKLRTLSEPGKYFDGAGLFLDLTAAGGRYWRLKYRIAGKEKLLALGVYPAVSLKDAREMASQARQAIQSGDDPAEQRKAAKSKAVHESVNTFRAVALEWMEHQSARWEPLTRERIHVSLETNVLKALGARPLASIKPLEVMNAVKAVEARGAGEQAGRVLQRVKAIFRWAVIHGRLDSNPMLDLMPAEILKPREVQHRAALDAKELPAFLAQLDAYDGDPHTVHALRLLMLTATRPGEVRGARWDEVDMDAAMWTIPAERMKMRQEHRIPLSSQALELLQSMQALSGGRELVFPSPFYPSKPLSENTFNSAMARMGYKNLATAHGFRALFSTVANETGWRPDVIERQLAHKERNEVRAAYHRSTYMAERTKLLQWWADYLEGCKSGKVLHLRQRAG; from the coding sequence ATGAAGCTGACCGACGCCAAGCTGCGCACCTTGTCTGAGCCAGGCAAATATTTTGATGGCGCGGGCTTGTTTTTGGATTTGACTGCTGCCGGTGGCCGTTACTGGCGCTTGAAGTACCGGATTGCAGGTAAGGAAAAGCTGCTGGCGCTGGGCGTATACCCAGCAGTGAGCCTGAAGGATGCGCGAGAAATGGCCAGCCAGGCGCGCCAGGCCATCCAGTCGGGAGATGACCCTGCCGAGCAGCGCAAGGCCGCCAAGTCCAAAGCCGTCCATGAGTCTGTCAACACCTTTCGGGCCGTGGCCCTGGAATGGATGGAGCACCAGTCGGCCAGATGGGAGCCGCTGACGCGAGAGCGCATCCATGTATCACTGGAGACCAACGTGCTCAAGGCGCTGGGCGCGCGCCCGCTGGCCAGCATCAAGCCGCTGGAGGTAATGAATGCCGTGAAGGCGGTCGAGGCGCGCGGTGCGGGCGAGCAGGCCGGGCGCGTGCTGCAGCGGGTCAAGGCCATATTCCGCTGGGCCGTCATCCATGGCCGCTTGGACAGCAATCCCATGCTGGACTTGATGCCCGCCGAAATCCTCAAGCCGCGTGAAGTGCAGCACCGCGCCGCGCTCGATGCGAAAGAGCTGCCCGCCTTCCTGGCGCAACTGGATGCATACGACGGTGACCCCCACACCGTGCATGCCCTGCGCTTGCTGATGCTGACTGCCACGCGCCCCGGCGAGGTGCGCGGCGCGCGCTGGGATGAAGTGGACATGGATGCCGCCATGTGGACCATCCCCGCCGAGCGCATGAAGATGCGGCAAGAGCACCGCATCCCCTTGTCCAGCCAGGCCCTGGAGCTGCTGCAGTCCATGCAGGCCCTGAGCGGTGGGCGTGAGCTGGTCTTTCCCAGTCCCTTCTATCCCAGCAAGCCGCTGAGCGAGAACACCTTCAACTCGGCCATGGCTCGCATGGGCTACAAGAACCTGGCCACGGCCCACGGCTTTCGGGCGCTGTTCTCCACCGTGGCCAATGAAACCGGATGGCGGCCTGATGTGATTGAGCGCCAGCTGGCCCACAAGGAACGCAACGAAGTGCGGGCCGCATATCACCGCAGCACCTACATGGCCGAGCGCACCAAGCTGCTGCAGTGGTGGGCTGATTACCTGGAGGGCTGCAAATCCGGCAAGGTGCTGCACCTGCGCCAGCGCGCCGGGTAG
- a CDS encoding sensor domain-containing diguanylate cyclase → MPSIVQRLSQTVNSSQTMPALIKPLLEIMVEVTALDSAYLTSVDEERGVQNVIHALNTGSMVIPEGLEVPWGDTLCKRALDEGRTYTNNVGECWGDSEAARALGIQTYISTPVRFASGQLYGTLCATSDRSVTLEQEAEDVLRLFAKIIAGFAEREQLVNSLQRANRELISLAMLDTLTGLPNRRCMTDELNRVIAHCRRTQEWVLVGFIDLDHFKQINDRYGHEAGDALMRTMAEQLGSAMRSSDILARFGGDEFVMVGIGPPLQSDGDAVVKDIQQRLSAASVLEFELLDGRKISYGGASVGMVCLVPDDTDVDDALQKADASMYRVKVARQRKSVSE, encoded by the coding sequence ATGCCATCGATTGTTCAGCGACTCTCTCAGACTGTGAACAGCTCACAGACCATGCCGGCCCTCATCAAGCCCTTGCTGGAAATCATGGTGGAAGTTACCGCACTGGACTCTGCCTACCTCACCAGCGTGGACGAAGAGCGCGGTGTGCAAAACGTCATCCATGCGCTCAATACCGGCAGCATGGTCATACCGGAAGGTCTGGAAGTGCCATGGGGCGATACGCTATGTAAGCGTGCCCTCGACGAAGGTCGAACCTATACCAACAATGTCGGGGAATGCTGGGGTGATTCCGAGGCTGCGCGTGCGCTGGGCATACAAACCTATATCAGCACGCCGGTGCGCTTTGCCAGCGGCCAGCTCTATGGCACCCTGTGCGCCACCAGTGACCGATCCGTCACGCTGGAGCAAGAAGCTGAAGATGTGCTGCGCCTGTTTGCCAAAATCATCGCGGGTTTTGCCGAGCGTGAGCAACTGGTCAACTCCCTGCAGCGTGCCAATCGGGAGCTGATCTCGCTGGCGATGCTGGATACGCTGACCGGTTTGCCCAACCGCCGCTGCATGACCGATGAGCTCAACCGCGTCATTGCCCATTGCCGGCGCACCCAGGAATGGGTGCTGGTCGGCTTTATCGACCTGGATCATTTCAAACAGATCAACGACCGGTACGGCCATGAGGCTGGAGATGCGCTGATGCGCACCATGGCCGAGCAGCTTGGCAGTGCCATGCGCAGCAGCGACATTTTGGCCCGGTTTGGCGGTGACGAATTTGTCATGGTCGGCATCGGCCCACCGCTGCAAAGCGATGGCGATGCTGTGGTCAAGGACATCCAGCAGCGCCTGTCCGCGGCCTCTGTGCTGGAGTTCGAGCTGTTGGACGGCCGCAAGATCAGTTATGGCGGCGCCAGCGTCGGCATGGTCTGCCTTGTTCCCGATGACACCGACGTCGATGACGCCTTGCAGAAAGCCGATGCATCCATGTACCGAGTCAAGGTTGCGCGGCAGAGGAAATCAGTGTCGGAGTGA